The stretch of DNA ATATCAAGTTGCTAGTAAGAATTTGCAGGGGTTTCATGGCATTATATTTCCTTCAGGGAAATGATATTGAAATCAAAATTGTTCTTGCTGTTTGTCCCATTTGTTCAAATGTGACAAATGATGTTTTGTCGTCTGAGAAAACTCTTAACCAAAGGAACAGATACAATCACAAAAGTAGGTAGCAGTCTTGactttgatattttattttgtcatgcAGTGTTATTTGATTGTTTACCTCTTTATTGTTCTTTATGCTTGATTACAAACACGGAATGCACATATGCAAAGAATAAAATGATCGCTCTGTATATTTTAAGAGGACTTCGTGCAATATTGGATGTTACTGAAGACCCGTGGGGCATTTTAGGGCTATGAAGAAGCACTGTATAATATGAAGGATACTTGAATACGAGTTTGATTGATGTTCAAACCAAACGTGAGTCGAACAAACTGAATAATATGAGCAGAGATGACAGTTATTGCGTTTTTATGAGCAGGGCTGCCAGTACGTGTTGTTATGATGACACAGCTGTAACGTCGTAAAGGCTTGTACATGTTTTGCCACACAGTTGTAACTGCTGGAggttttaaatactttttcttGTTATCTATCCTGTGCCTTAAAGAAAACCCGCTATGTAATTTTTGCCTtcttaatgttattattttgaATGATATGACGCCTCATGGGTTTTGAGGAATAAATGGTTTCTCTTGTGAAAATGGTCtcgcttgttttttttaaattggttcTTCTGTTCGGCAACAAAGAATATgaattatttacttattattattatttattaatttatttattaatttatgtatttatttaattattattattgttgttattattattattattattattattattattattattattattatattatattacacatgatgcagaatggcccatttcagaataatgtatattacaTCATTGGATTGATTGTAATCATTGACAAATCCATGTACCTGTAGGTATTAagctaatgttgcagctggttaaAGTGGAGCTAATATTAATTACTTCATATAGTGCCTTTATATATTGCTATATAGCTTCATCTATAATGATAGGGCGTactgtatttcacattttattaattttgtatcAATATAAATCTCTGAAGTAACTAAATGTAgtgtagtaaaaagtacaatatttcaatCTGAaatgtagaagtataaagtacaatcaaattaaattactcaagtaaagtacctaaAAATTTAACTTACTGTAAGTACAGTGCTTGGGTAAATTAGTTGCTTTTCACCACTGTATATCAATGTGTGTGCTGAAATGGCCTTGAGCAAAAACATTGAATTCTACCTTGCAGCTTAATTTCCCTTGAGGATTGGGGAGTAATCGATAAGGGTAATTTAATGtggaataaataaaatcatgtgTGCAACGACACAGTGTTACTAAAGACCCATAAATCTAGTATCTTACAGcctgtaaaatatatatgtattcatttgtcGCCATCAAGTGGCAgactgtgtaattgtctgaaatatattaattatttctttttttaaatatttttgagagttacaagttcttttaacatggtcatggagcatatacactgtatatttgtattctgggggtatcattcctatgcagagggtagtttagttagcaatacattgctttgctccagtgttggtactcctgtctgtttctccaaactccatctactgtaggtaatacaataagtacctcatacaacctcacttcaaaacaaccTGCCAACACCAAACataacttaataaataaataaataaatatcattaaatgtagcaaaaatataaaaaaataatttagccattaattaattcataatttaATCCTTTATctatttgtgtttctgtttaattttcccttttatttatttgtgtatttattttttataaatatttaaatgtacttatttattttttataaatatttaaatgtacttatttatttttgcgtttattttgtattcatttctggaagtatttatttatttactgtatatttgtattctgggggtatcgttcctatgcagagggtagtttagtttatttattgactagacagggctttttatattttaattatttattgatttattgtgttgacttggatgtgctacttattttgtactgtaattaccttgtgcctgttctacctttttttttttcttttcttaaagctgactcggtgtaaactgctcagaaatccAATGTACAAtgtaggtgcaaatggcaaataaaaaataaaaatcttgaaAGTAGCAAAGAGAGCAGGataaaaaagacaacaataCGTCATGACGTCAGCGTCAAAGTTGACGCACAACGTCATGACGCAATTTATCCAAATTTTGCGCGGGTTTGCTGTTGTTATGGTGAGGCTGTCATCCGGCGTCTGTCTGCTCACAAAAGTTCATATAAAAAGGTAAATAACGAAGCTATTGGttaatatttttatactttaatgATTATAACTCATAATACTGTAAGTACGAACAGATAGAGTAGCGTTAACGTAACGTAAATAACACTTTTAACGCTCACGGGTTGCCAGGTTTGTTTTGATCTTGTTACAGTTAACGTTAGTTTAGATAAACTAACACGTTGTTCTTTGCAGGTTTACTGGGAGTCTTCACGTCGCTTCACGTCGCTGGGAAAACCGAGAATATGTCCAAACGAAAGGCGTTTTTAGAGGCTGTCTGTAAGGAAAATGTGGAGGACTTCCTTCACTTTATCCAACTTCATGTGAGTAACttactgtacagtaaatatgagcTTCAGAGCCATCAGAAGTGTCCCGGATGTGTCTCAGGTTAACTTGTATAGTAAGAACTCTTGCATTAAAACTTACTAATACTAGagaaattaaactaaactacagcctccaaaaATGACCATTGAGTTGAATTTATacctttaaaacatgtttttatgcaTGGAAAACCACGCAGGacataataatgcacacagagcactttcatagactaagctactggagttaccctgcactatattcatttttaacagtctcttctgcactatattcatttttaacagtctcttctgcactatattcatttttaacagtctcttctgcactatattcacttttaacagtctcttctgcactatattcatttttaacagtctcttctgcactatattcatttttaacagtctcttctgcactatattcatgtttaacagtctcttctgcactatattcactttttaaatagtcgtgtatcacagttgttaccctgcactatattcagttttaacagttttcttcatctccttgtatttttatatctggtgtatttttttgtactaacttttttactgcctttttactaacatgttttgcactatggcactgtgatgctggaaacttgaatttccctcgggatcaataaagttactatctatctacaACTGGCAACTAAATGCAGGGCAGTTTTACATGTTGTGATTAAAAATGACCAATTGTGAACTGCAGTTAGCAGCTGTGAACTGAAGTACAGGTAACTTTACAATTTGGGAAGTCTATATAATTTGGGAATATTATGTGGGAAATTAGTCTTAAATTGCATTACGTCTGACAGTTTCTGCAAATCACATTTTTCAGGTCTTTGTTTAATGAATTGTTTAATTGCTTAATTTTGtcttaatttaattattaaatgtcAAAATAGGACATACGTTACCGAAACCCAAAGCTAAGTGTTTAGTAAATTACTGACAACAACCCAAAAAACAAAGAATTCAATGAAGCACAGAAATGCTAGCAAGTATGTACATTTGTAAGCAAAAgtttggtattttatttttaactggTTATCAAAAGTGGAACAAATTTGTTTTCTATATGTCATCTACTACTGGGAATGAAACGTCCTATTATAGTCACAAATTTAAAGTGTTTTTGCAGCGGTCAGCGTGTCTATCTAGTATGTCTCAAATCGTTTCTGTCTGTGTCGCTGCGCAGAAGGACAAAGCGGAGCCTTTCGATGTGGAGGAGGTGGTGCAGGAGATgcccagagaccagagacaaaCTCTGTGGGGAAAACTGTCTTCACTCCTTCAGGATGTCCTGCAGGAGTTACCTCCAGAGCGCTGGGAGGAGGGCACGGAGGAGGGCATGGAAGTGGAGTCAGCTGCGGATCCTGTGAGTTTATGTACAGCTGTGACATAAACTTTGATGGCTTTACAATTTGATATTCTGTTGTTgtttagatttgtttttaactAAGAAACTGATACATATTTTGTTAACACATatctacttttatttattccttcaGAAACATGTCATGGCTGTTGTGGATGGCGTGACACTAGTGGCTGCTGTGTCCTTAAAGGTCCTTGAAGACGGTGACACCTACAGCGCCCTTCTGGAAGTTGCCCACAGGCTTCACGGTCAGTGTCCTTGACgatttccctctctgctaaattGATGTGTCTTTAGGTAGATGGTTATTTGAACTTCATGATGATGTTTGTGTCTTTCCCTCAGATGTTCTTGTGTCGCTGCCCGTCTCGGAGGTACCTCTTCATCACCACATCCACACACTGTGCGAGGCCTGGTGGAAGAAAGGGCTGAAGGAGAAAGAACAGTTTGGTCGCACCGCTTTCCTCATCTCTCTGCAGAAGAGCTTAATTTTGAAGAAACCAGTCAGTATATGTCCTCAGTTATACGTCAGATGAATCAATATTGGGCCTCTTGCTGTATCATCATTAAGCTCTATTTTCAGttcttgtagttttgttgcattgtttTGAATAACTTAAATGCTTTATCTGTGTTGACAGGGTGTTGAGATCCAAAGAGTCTGGAGTCTCCATGATGTGCTTTTGAGTCTGGACTACACATCCGAAGACAGCAAGCAGATAATCGACTTGTTGCTTCAGTGCTTCCTGTTTCCTAATTACATTAGAAGCGATGACGTGAGTACAGCGATATTTAGACGCTGTTTGAGTCTCTGTTTCATTTCTTATTATTGTGGTTTTGTCTTTGAGCTGTCAGCCTGATGATGATATGTATGTTGTCGCAGGGAAAGCGATTCCTGGTGTTTCTTTTCAGCTGGAACGTCGACTTCATCTGGGTTATTCACGGCACCATCAAAAACCAGCTGGAGTTTTATAACAAGTGAGATGCTTACTTTATTCTGTTTTAGAAACTAGTCAATTTTatcttcattattattatttactactAAATTGTTCTATGCAGGACCATAACCACTCAAATTCCGGAGATCTATTTCCGAGCATGGAAGAAGGCTAGCGGGGATTTCCTGGAGAAGATTGAGAGCTCATGCATTCAGGATTTTATGCAGAATGCAATCTTCCTTCCTAGAGCGTCTCCTGTCCATACCAAAGTCCGACAGGTAGAGTTATTAGCTacctaaaatatttttttccccagtctTTTTGGTCATGCATACAGCATACTGTGTGTATTTAATCTCCTTGCTCTTACATGCAGATCGTGAGCTATTTCCACTCAAGGAAGGGCTGTAACAAGGTGGACAAGATGCTCTGTAATCTCTACAAGCCCATTCTCTGGAAAGCTTTAAGTGTATGGATACAGATTTCTAACGGCATTCATTaatcgttttttatttttattttatttgagtctaatgtgtttctgtttgatttCCTCAGGTTCCAAACTTTGAGGTGCGTGCAAATGCCACTTTGCTTTTCACTGAGGCCTTCCCAGTCCACGACCCGGAGCAGAACAACAAGAATACAGATGAGGCTATTCAAAAGCAGCTGGACACCGCGATGGTGAGAGcctatttcatattttttaattcAGTATTTCATTTCTGGTGCTGTAAATccacaacacacagacacagatctTAAACGGAAGCAAAACATAATCCAAATCATTGTTGCACCTTTTTGATAATCTGAACATGAACCTCGTTGCCAACACTACAACCACCTGTCTCTCATCCTCAGGGCCTTCTTGATGACCCTCACCCCACCGTGCGCTCCAATGCGACCCTGGGAGTCTGTAAGATCCTGGCCAAGTGCTGGGAGCTCCTCCCTCCTACAATCATCACAGACTTCCTGAAGAAGCTGATGGAGCTGGCGGCTGACATCAGCTCCCCTGATGTCCGCTGCTCAGTCTTCAAGGTAGGAAATGCCGTTTCTCTCTGTTCTGATGTATATTGTCCTGTAAAATGTCGACAAATCTTATCCAGGATGTTTAACAAACTGGCAGTATTAAGTGAAGTTATATTAGAAATTACAGTAATTAGGCATTCTTGTCCAGCGATTTTGTGATGCCAAATTGTAAGCCTTATTGTCACTGCAGACAGAATTGGCAGACAGTAGACCGGATATCTAATGACTTGTGGTTTGTGTAATGTCTTCCCTAGTGTCTGACTATTGTCTTGGACAACGGCCTCAGCCATCCAATATTGGAAAAACTCCTGCCCACTCTCAAATACAGCTTTCATGACAACTCGGAGAAAGTCCGCGTAGCTTTCCTGGACATGCTCATCAAGGTCAAGGCAGTGCGTGCTGCCAAGGTACCGTATGTGTTTCTTAATAGGGCTGGTTTTGTCTTGTGTGATTATCACAGTTTTTCAAAAGTGTTTCTCTTGCCTTATTTAAATTATAGAGCCATTTAAAGTACTCAACGATCTGGCTTAAGACTTAATAGGCAATTTAATGAGTTGTTTTCctaattaaactaaattaaatgaactgtacaaaaaacaacgaataacagaaaatacaaaaaatacattgcaAACTCCCCATGTTGAGAGTAAATAAAGCCCattcaaacaaaaaatgcaCAATCTGTCTCTAAAATACACATAGTAGCTTGACGGATGTAAAATAAACTTTTATGTTCAAATCCAACAAGGAAGTTCACACCAAATAATTGGCAAGTAGCTTAAGTCATAAATTTCTAATACTGAAGACATATTTAagtgtttggtacagatccagATGTTGTTCAGCCAAACTGCATTGGGACACAATCCACTTACAAGATGTACTGTAAGTCAATGCCAAGTGTAAAAAGAGGTTTCTTGTGTACCGTTCTCCAGTTCTGGGACGTGTGCAACATGGACCACCTGCTGGCCCGTCTGGCCATCGACTCCCACTCGGTTTCTAAACGCATTGTGGATCTGCTCTTCAAGTCCTTCTTCCCCGTCAACGAGTCGGACACGGAGTGGTGCTGTCGCTGCATCACCCTCATCCAGATGAACCCCATGGCTGCCAGGAAGTTCTACCAGCAcgcccacaaacacacagcccCCACTAACATAAGTAAGTGCTGCCTGTGCATGGCAGAAAGCCAAAAATGAAGTTGCATTTGTGGTACGCTCATCCATTCTTTTGTCTTCTCTTCCAGTAAAGCTGATGTTGGCCATTCGCCGTGTTTTGAACAGCTGTGTCCATACCGAATGCGACCTGTCCGAGATTAATGACAGCAACAAGGAGAACAGCGCAGTAAGACAGAGACATTTACGCTAACAgagttgacaaaaaaaaaaagataattgaCTTTATCTCCACAAACTAAACTTTGAGAAATATGTtgagtctataaaatgtcaaaaataatgaaaaaagtgCCAATCACAATATTTCCAAGCCCAAGGCAACATCTCCAAATTGCTTTGTTCTGTCAAACCAACAGTCTCAAATCCAAAGATTTTCAATTTATAATCATATACGGTATGTCCTCaggtgtcttgttttgtccacagctCAAAGATGTTTGGTTTACTGTCAGAGGAGgattaaagaaaccagaaaatattcacatttaagaagctggaaacaaAGAATTTAgtctttttaataaaagaaatatcttAAAAAATTGCTCAAACTGATCAACTGCTCAATTGTCAAAATAGTGGGTGAT from Sebastes fasciatus isolate fSebFas1 chromosome 21, fSebFas1.pri, whole genome shotgun sequence encodes:
- the ncapg2 gene encoding condensin-2 complex subunit G2 isoform X2, producing the protein MSKRKAFLEAVCKENVEDFLHFIQLHKDKAEPFDVEEVVQEMPRDQRQTLWGKLSSLLQDVLQELPPERWEEGTEEGMEVESAADPKHVMAVVDGVTLVAAVSLKVLEDGDTYSALLEVAHRLHDVLVSLPVSEVPLHHHIHTLCEAWWKKGLKEKEQFGRTAFLISLQKSLILKKPGVEIQRVWSLHDVLLSLDYTSEDSKQIIDLLLQCFLFPNYIRSDDGKRFLVFLFSWNVDFIWVIHGTIKNQLEFYNKTITTQIPEIYFRAWKKASGDFLEKIESSCIQDFMQNAIFLPRASPVHTKVRQIVSYFHSRKGCNKVDKMLCNLYKPILWKALSVPNFEVRANATLLFTEAFPVHDPEQNNKNTDEAIQKQLDTAMGLLDDPHPTVRSNATLGVCKILAKCWELLPPTIITDFLKKLMELAADISSPDVRCSVFKCLTIVLDNGLSHPILEKLLPTLKYSFHDNSEKVRVAFLDMLIKVKAVRAAKFWDVCNMDHLLARLAIDSHSVSKRIVDLLFKSFFPVNESDTEWCCRCITLIQMNPMAARKFYQHAHKHTAPTNIIKLMLAIRRVLNSCVHTECDLSEINDSNKENSAAEPLLGKDKAVVSSLLEIVVILWRSVEKALRQNEEAQKYTFAKFGNVMSKYFQAFEDERCTVALIQLASFMPPAAVPTFSCGVLSRLRRMDSGAAPAQYGQLLDCLCSWGQAADILELVTDWLTEALPKQGDNPKRKVRIQETVEAKPDLALAYLEYLFNHTSSREKVLALGQRPLKQLHIVLGNWTSVLYTHLSSTTEDPKSPSVETAMKVFRHHGRLGAHLQHSSSEGRDYLLSLEHVAAWVAERVLPFLKRTSDDEEEEEAALEKSQPLAAQITESFLTVCRDVLLVGLGDETFKGQILHLCSLTLLSEAGYLCIPAVLLILKEVADSHVPEDNNNNRAQENEEDATTVVLGVVANIFQKIIELLARRLRKEPEEGKQLCQSAVPGLTDFLQVAQTWDKAPLCGVFSTLFAVIVVEKRHLLQKITHPEEVITPETVEDMPPLSSILLSVVLKLPSLTRAFLTEVSSSVDSEAISSLNELAAILHILAVVRHTGQSKAGLKSAATSVQLQLHKHAVTSVDAGDIQRVIYESSVKTLNEILDL
- the ncapg2 gene encoding condensin-2 complex subunit G2 isoform X1, with protein sequence MSKRKAFLEAVCKENVEDFLHFIQLHKDKAEPFDVEEVVQEMPRDQRQTLWGKLSSLLQDVLQELPPERWEEGTEEGMEVESAADPKHVMAVVDGVTLVAAVSLKVLEDGDTYSALLEVAHRLHDVLVSLPVSEVPLHHHIHTLCEAWWKKGLKEKEQFGRTAFLISLQKSLILKKPGVEIQRVWSLHDVLLSLDYTSEDSKQIIDLLLQCFLFPNYIRSDDGKRFLVFLFSWNVDFIWVIHGTIKNQLEFYNKTITTQIPEIYFRAWKKASGDFLEKIESSCIQDFMQNAIFLPRASPVHTKVRQIVSYFHSRKGCNKVDKMLCNLYKPILWKALSVPNFEVRANATLLFTEAFPVHDPEQNNKNTDEAIQKQLDTAMGLLDDPHPTVRSNATLGVCKILAKCWELLPPTIITDFLKKLMELAADISSPDVRCSVFKCLTIVLDNGLSHPILEKLLPTLKYSFHDNSEKVRVAFLDMLIKVKAVRAAKFWDVCNMDHLLARLAIDSHSVSKRIVDLLFKSFFPVNESDTEWCCRCITLIQMNPMAARKFYQHAHKHTAPTNIIKLMLAIRRVLNSCVHTECDLSEINDSNKENSAQAEPLLGKDKAVVSSLLEIVVILWRSVEKALRQNEEAQKYTFAKFGNVMSKYFQAFEDERCTVALIQLASFMPPAAVPTFSCGVLSRLRRMDSGAAPAQYGQLLDCLCSWGQAADILELVTDWLTEALPKQGDNPKRKVRIQETVEAKPDLALAYLEYLFNHTSSREKVLALGQRPLKQLHIVLGNWTSVLYTHLSSTTEDPKSPSVETAMKVFRHHGRLGAHLQHSSSEGRDYLLSLEHVAAWVAERVLPFLKRTSDDEEEEEAALEKSQPLAAQITESFLTVCRDVLLVGLGDETFKGQILHLCSLTLLSEAGYLCIPAVLLILKEVADSHVPEDNNNNRAQENEEDATTVVLGVVANIFQKIIELLARRLRKEPEEGKQLCQSAVPGLTDFLQVAQTWDKAPLCGVFSTLFAVIVVEKRHLLQKITHPEEVITPETVEDMPPLSSILLSVVLKLPSLTRAFLTEVSSSVDSEAISSLNELAAILHILAVVRHTGQSKAGLKSAATSVQLQLHKHAVTSVDAGDIQRVIYESSVKTLNEILDL